From the Selenomonas timonae genome, one window contains:
- the citF gene encoding citrate lyase subunit alpha: protein MKDAVGREIPEELLVGGKEVYQGKYYMDGKTFHKAGPNVRRAEKPQASKVLASIREACEKCGAHDGITVSFHHAFRNGDYVTSMVMKVLVEELGLKDLTVATTSLGSAQDLLADYIEEGKIIGIQSSGVRGRIGEVISAGKLKTPAIIRSHGGRPRAIETGELHIDITFIAASASDDYGNANGTGGKNNCGTLGYAVADSRYADHVVVVTDTLVPFPNSPVSIQSIDVDYVVVVDEIGDPKKIGTKEARVTEDPRNLMMAENCAKIMAATPYFKDGFSFQTGVGGPSLAVNRYLEDYMRERNIEMGFALGGMGGNICDLMDKGLVRKLLDTQDFDTKAIAHLAAHPDKHLEISTSEYANPANKGAYVNKLDFVVLAALEIDTDFNVNVLTGSDGVLRGAPGGHPDTAAGSKCCIIVTPLVRGRMATVCKKVVTVTTPGDCVDVLVTDYGIAVNPARKDLIACLDAADIAHTTIEALQEKAYSLVGEPDELEWEDQIIAVLEARDGTILDVVRKIKPLVL, encoded by the coding sequence CGCAGGCATCCAAGGTGCTCGCCTCCATCCGCGAGGCGTGTGAGAAATGCGGCGCGCATGACGGCATAACCGTGTCCTTTCACCACGCCTTCCGCAACGGCGACTATGTGACGAGCATGGTCATGAAGGTGCTCGTGGAGGAGTTGGGGCTGAAGGATCTGACGGTTGCGACCACCTCCCTCGGCAGTGCGCAGGATCTGCTTGCGGATTACATCGAGGAAGGGAAAATCATCGGCATCCAGTCCTCGGGCGTACGCGGACGAATTGGCGAGGTCATCTCTGCAGGAAAGCTGAAGACACCTGCGATTATCCGCAGTCACGGTGGACGCCCGCGCGCGATTGAGACGGGGGAACTCCACATCGACATCACGTTCATCGCGGCGTCGGCGTCGGATGATTACGGCAACGCGAACGGCACGGGCGGCAAGAATAATTGCGGCACGCTCGGCTATGCCGTTGCAGACTCGCGCTATGCAGATCACGTTGTCGTTGTGACGGACACGCTCGTGCCGTTCCCGAACTCGCCCGTTTCGATTCAATCCATCGACGTGGACTACGTTGTCGTAGTGGACGAGATCGGCGATCCGAAGAAAATCGGAACGAAGGAAGCGCGCGTGACGGAAGATCCGCGCAACCTGATGATGGCAGAGAACTGTGCGAAGATCATGGCGGCGACACCGTACTTCAAGGACGGCTTCTCCTTCCAGACGGGCGTCGGCGGTCCCTCTCTTGCGGTCAATCGCTATCTCGAGGACTATATGCGCGAACGCAACATCGAGATGGGCTTTGCGCTCGGCGGTATGGGCGGCAATATCTGCGACCTCATGGACAAGGGGCTCGTGCGCAAGCTGCTCGATACGCAGGATTTCGATACGAAGGCGATTGCGCATCTTGCGGCGCATCCCGACAAGCATCTTGAGATCTCTACGAGCGAGTATGCAAACCCCGCAAACAAGGGCGCATATGTGAACAAGCTCGACTTTGTGGTACTCGCGGCGCTCGAAATTGACACGGACTTCAACGTCAACGTACTGACCGGCTCGGATGGCGTGCTGCGTGGTGCGCCGGGCGGACATCCCGACACGGCGGCGGGGAGCAAATGCTGCATCATTGTGACGCCGCTCGTGCGCGGACGCATGGCAACGGTCTGCAAGAAGGTCGTCACTGTCACCACGCCGGGGGACTGCGTGGATGTACTTGTGACGGACTACGGCATTGCCGTCAATCCCGCACGCAAGGATCTCATTGCATGTCTGGATGCGGCAGACATTGCGCATACAACCATCGAGGCGTTGCAGGAGAAGGCGTACAGCCTCGTGGGCGAGCCGGATGAGCTCGAGTGGGAGGATCAAATCATCGCCGTTCTTGAGGCACGTGATGGTACGATTCTCGACGTTGTGCGCAAGATCAAGCCGCTCGTCCTTTGA